A genomic region of Pseudomonas sp. MPC6 contains the following coding sequences:
- a CDS encoding DUF1302 domain-containing protein, whose translation MKTANQRLCPLPVSSIACAVSATVLLSLSTPTHAFQIDTGNPDLSATWDNTIKYSNAWRVNQLDHKVAVGPGTSNSNPNLDDGDRNFDRGLISNRLDVLSEFDIKYKDVGARLSAASWYDDVYNHDNDNDSPATANSLSVEHDEFTSDTRRIHEQHTEILDAFVYGSKEIGTTSLSGRLGQFTQIYGESLFFGANGIANAQSTVDLVKLQSVPSSQFKEILMPTQQVSGNWQLNDTVSIGAYYQFKWNKTRLPAAGSYFSGADFVGEGGERVFFPTGELRHGKDIDARDSGQFGAQLKFAVEDWEFGLYAAKYHEKTPVFYFRPAALVPGADDSFVNVYPEDVKVFGASFSTLVGEANIAGETSIRIDTPLAGVGGTIITGLGSDNDSNPAYPIGRSWHAQVSMVNVYGGSALWDGASLVGELAFNRRLSVTRNADQLDPNSTRDAFALRFTFEPQYFQVFPGIDVQAPITVGYNPSGRSSVTPQAFGPEHGGDLTLGLKADYKKQWYASLTYTNFFGEAGPIINSSNSYTYQQNMKDRDFVAFSIQRTF comes from the coding sequence ATGAAAACAGCCAACCAGCGGCTCTGCCCGTTGCCGGTTTCCAGCATTGCCTGCGCGGTCAGCGCCACAGTGCTGTTGAGCCTCTCGACGCCCACGCATGCCTTCCAGATCGACACTGGCAACCCCGATCTGTCGGCGACGTGGGACAACACCATCAAGTACAGCAATGCCTGGCGCGTGAACCAACTCGACCACAAGGTCGCGGTCGGTCCTGGCACCTCCAACAGCAACCCCAACCTGGATGACGGCGACCGCAACTTCGATCGTGGGCTCATCTCCAATCGTCTGGATGTCCTGTCCGAATTCGACATCAAGTACAAGGACGTCGGCGCCCGTCTCAGCGCGGCCTCCTGGTACGACGATGTCTACAACCACGACAATGACAACGACTCACCCGCCACTGCCAACTCGTTAAGTGTCGAGCACGACGAGTTCACCAGCGACACCCGGCGCATCCACGAACAGCACACTGAAATCCTCGATGCCTTTGTCTATGGCTCGAAGGAAATCGGCACCACCTCGTTGTCCGGGCGGCTCGGTCAATTCACCCAGATCTATGGCGAAAGCCTGTTCTTCGGGGCCAACGGCATCGCCAATGCGCAGTCCACCGTCGACCTGGTGAAGTTGCAATCGGTACCGAGCTCCCAGTTCAAGGAAATCCTGATGCCCACCCAGCAGGTGTCCGGCAACTGGCAGCTGAACGATACGGTCAGCATCGGCGCCTATTACCAGTTCAAATGGAACAAGACGCGCCTTCCCGCGGCAGGCAGCTACTTCAGCGGCGCGGATTTTGTCGGCGAGGGCGGGGAGCGGGTGTTCTTCCCCACCGGCGAGCTGCGCCACGGCAAGGACATCGATGCCAGGGATTCCGGGCAGTTTGGTGCACAATTGAAATTCGCGGTCGAGGACTGGGAGTTCGGTCTGTACGCCGCGAAGTATCACGAAAAGACCCCGGTGTTTTACTTCCGTCCGGCTGCGCTGGTTCCCGGTGCCGATGACAGCTTCGTCAATGTGTATCCCGAGGACGTCAAGGTCTTCGGTGCGAGTTTCAGCACCCTGGTCGGCGAAGCCAACATCGCCGGCGAAACCTCGATCCGGATTGATACGCCATTGGCCGGGGTCGGCGGCACGATCATTACCGGCCTGGGCTCGGACAATGATTCCAACCCGGCGTACCCCATTGGCCGCTCGTGGCATGCCCAGGTGTCGATGGTCAATGTCTATGGCGGATCCGCGCTGTGGGACGGTGCTTCATTGGTCGGTGAGCTGGCGTTCAATCGTCGATTGAGCGTGACCAGGAACGCTGATCAGCTTGACCCCAACTCCACGCGCGATGCCTTCGCCCTGCGCTTCACCTTCGAACCGCAATACTTCCAGGTCTTCCCCGGCATCGACGTCCAGGCCCCGATCACCGTGGGTTACAACCCGTCCGGGCGCTCTTCGGTCACGCCCCAGGCGTTCGGCCCGGAACACGGCGGGGACCTGACGTTGGGCCTCAAGGCCGATTACAAGAAGCAGTGGTACGCCTCGCTGACCTACACCAACTTTTTCGGTGAGGCCGGGCCGATCATCAACTCCTCCAACTCGTACACCTACCAGCAAAACATGAAAGACCGGGATTTCGTGGCGTTTTCGATCCAGCGAACCTTTTAA
- a CDS encoding GntR family transcriptional regulator has translation MIPSPNSPLIEVALTKMKKAIVCCELAPGEKLKVAELSKTYGLSSSPIREALNRLTQDGVVEASDNKGFRVAPISTTDFRDITRMRCLLECEALGDAIKFGDDAWEADVLGAFHRLNLIEKKLGSGVLVLDDEWSNRHKGFHFALFAACPSPLMLKMIDSLFDRAERYRRFSAKQRIRQRHKGNEHQDLMEAALARDSDQAVTLLRNHIQDTLERTIEAIERQQATIQ, from the coding sequence ATGATCCCCTCCCCCAACAGTCCGCTGATCGAAGTCGCGTTGACCAAGATGAAAAAAGCGATCGTTTGTTGCGAGCTGGCCCCCGGCGAAAAACTCAAGGTCGCCGAACTGTCCAAGACTTACGGGCTCAGCAGTTCGCCGATTCGTGAAGCGCTCAATCGCCTGACCCAGGACGGCGTCGTCGAAGCCAGCGATAACAAGGGATTCAGGGTGGCCCCGATTTCCACCACGGACTTTCGCGACATCACGCGAATGCGCTGTCTGCTCGAATGCGAGGCCTTGGGCGATGCGATCAAGTTCGGCGATGACGCGTGGGAAGCTGATGTGCTGGGCGCGTTTCACCGTTTGAATCTGATCGAGAAGAAGCTGGGAAGCGGCGTGCTGGTGCTCGACGATGAGTGGTCTAACCGGCACAAGGGTTTCCACTTCGCGTTATTCGCGGCCTGCCCATCGCCGTTGATGCTGAAGATGATTGACTCGCTGTTTGACCGGGCCGAGCGCTACAGGCGTTTTTCCGCCAAACAGCGAATCCGGCAACGGCACAAGGGCAATGAGCATCAGGATCTGATGGAGGCTGCGCTGGCACGGGATTCCGACCAGGCGGTGACGCTGTTGCGCAATCACATCCAGGACACGCTGGAGCGCACCATCGAAGCGATCGAACGCCAACAGGCGACGATTCAATAG
- a CDS encoding bifunctional 3-(3-hydroxy-phenyl)propionate/3-hydroxycinnamic acid hydroxylase, with protein sequence MDYDVIIVGMGPVGALCANLAGMWGLKALVVDKSETVYTNPRAMGFDHEVMRVFGNIGLADEIAEHVMPYRPSEYRTTGSALIKRIDAAKPPFALGWAPNYVFSQPPVERALRGKIADLKSVTVELGSEVLSVDCTGSQAAVRIRSKDGTERTLTADYVLACDGGTSPIRTRLGLKMEDLAFDEPWLVVDVILNEGAGEHLPKTNVQFCELARPCTFVVGPGRHRRWEFMINPDEQPTEISQPEAIGKLISRWLPETDYQLWRASAYRFHALILEQWQADRVFFLGDAAHMTPPFLAQGMCQGIRDALNLVWKLALVKGGLAAPAFLTTYQAERIPHVRQTTLAAKEFGAVICERDSEKAAIRDARLIRQMTENPEGTIRQSLIPGLSQGFVAQVAPAGELFPQPRVIDHVGKTALLDEFTGQTFRVVIAPAFDASALLRCLRSSQSLKGLPIHVVRLVDAQQPGPRTADDYQEVDGVLAQWLESRGCNVVIVRPDHYVYGGAVTVAWAMELLEGMELALWCKKPEQAAPREGSEPMLRFAQGLSQ encoded by the coding sequence ATGGACTACGATGTCATCATTGTTGGAATGGGGCCGGTGGGTGCGCTGTGCGCAAACCTGGCCGGCATGTGGGGACTCAAGGCCCTCGTCGTGGACAAGTCCGAGACGGTGTACACCAATCCCAGGGCCATGGGGTTCGACCACGAAGTGATGCGGGTATTCGGCAATATTGGCCTGGCCGATGAGATCGCCGAGCATGTCATGCCTTATCGGCCCTCGGAGTATCGCACCACCGGTTCTGCGCTGATCAAGCGTATTGACGCCGCCAAGCCGCCCTTTGCGCTGGGTTGGGCGCCGAACTATGTGTTTTCGCAACCGCCCGTCGAGCGTGCCCTGCGCGGGAAAATTGCCGACCTGAAGTCGGTCACCGTGGAGCTCGGTTCAGAAGTCCTGTCGGTCGATTGCACCGGCTCGCAAGCGGCTGTGCGCATCCGGTCCAAAGACGGGACCGAGCGCACGCTGACGGCGGACTATGTGTTGGCCTGTGACGGCGGCACCAGCCCGATCCGCACCCGACTGGGGCTGAAGATGGAGGATCTGGCGTTCGACGAGCCATGGCTGGTGGTCGATGTGATCCTCAACGAAGGGGCGGGCGAGCATCTGCCCAAGACCAACGTGCAGTTTTGCGAGTTGGCCCGGCCCTGCACGTTTGTCGTCGGCCCCGGTCGGCATCGGCGTTGGGAGTTCATGATCAATCCTGACGAACAGCCGACGGAGATTTCACAACCCGAAGCCATCGGGAAACTGATCTCACGCTGGTTGCCGGAGACGGACTATCAGCTATGGCGAGCATCGGCCTATCGATTCCATGCTCTGATCCTCGAGCAGTGGCAAGCCGACCGTGTGTTCTTCCTTGGGGACGCGGCGCACATGACGCCGCCGTTCCTGGCGCAAGGCATGTGCCAGGGGATTCGCGATGCACTGAACCTGGTCTGGAAACTCGCACTGGTGAAGGGCGGGTTGGCCGCCCCGGCGTTCCTCACCACCTACCAGGCCGAACGAATTCCTCATGTGCGCCAGACTACCCTCGCTGCCAAGGAGTTTGGCGCAGTGATCTGCGAACGCGATAGCGAGAAAGCGGCGATCCGCGATGCGCGGTTGATCCGGCAGATGACGGAAAATCCGGAGGGGACCATCAGGCAGTCGCTGATTCCCGGGTTGTCCCAAGGGTTTGTCGCCCAAGTCGCGCCTGCCGGCGAGCTGTTCCCGCAACCGAGGGTCATCGATCATGTAGGCAAGACGGCGCTGCTGGATGAGTTTACCGGCCAGACTTTCAGGGTGGTCATTGCTCCCGCGTTTGACGCCAGCGCACTACTGAGGTGCCTGCGCAGCAGTCAATCGCTCAAAGGTCTGCCGATCCATGTCGTGCGCCTGGTCGACGCTCAACAGCCAGGTCCACGCACGGCGGATGATTATCAGGAGGTTGACGGGGTATTGGCGCAGTGGCTTGAGAGTCGAGGCTGCAATGTGGTCATTGTGCGGCCGGATCACTATGTGTATGGCGGGGCGGTCACCGTGGCCTGGGCGATGGAGTTGCTGGAGGGGATGGAGCTTGCGCTGTGGTGCAAGAAGCCTGAGCAAGCTGCACCGCGTGAGGGCAGCGAGCCGATGCTCAGGTTTGCGCAAGGGCTGAGTCAGTAG
- a CDS encoding VOC family protein: protein MPALPTINFTHSGVFCADLDRMVDFYCRTLGFIVSDKGVASTGHRLFFMTQNPELHHQVVLFDGKPVDLPFNPINQLSFLLNSLDDLKTYYQFAKNSGIEGIAQVDHGNAWSMYFKDPEGNPIEMYVDAPFYTAQPCKEPLDLELPSEVILAQTEAMCRRRPGFQTREEWQDCIRAKIEEQRVRIGA, encoded by the coding sequence ATGCCCGCATTACCGACTATCAATTTCACCCACTCCGGCGTGTTCTGCGCCGACCTCGATCGCATGGTCGATTTCTACTGCCGTACCCTGGGCTTCATCGTCAGTGACAAAGGCGTCGCTTCAACGGGGCATCGGCTGTTTTTCATGACGCAGAACCCCGAGTTGCATCATCAGGTCGTACTCTTCGACGGCAAACCCGTGGACCTGCCATTCAACCCGATCAATCAGTTGTCGTTTCTGCTGAACTCGCTGGATGACCTGAAGACTTACTACCAATTCGCCAAAAACAGCGGCATCGAAGGGATCGCCCAGGTGGACCACGGCAACGCCTGGTCGATGTACTTCAAGGACCCTGAAGGCAACCCCATCGAGATGTATGTCGATGCACCGTTCTACACCGCACAACCCTGCAAGGAACCCCTGGATCTCGAGCTGCCGAGCGAGGTCATCCTGGCGCAAACCGAAGCCATGTGCAGGCGCCGTCCCGGTTTCCAGACGCGAGAGGAGTGGCAGGACTGCATTCGGGCGAAGATCGAAGAACAGCGGGTTCGCATCGGCGCATAG
- a CDS encoding fumarylacetoacetate hydrolase family protein: MKLISYRKEGKAHYGAVIGDGVVELTGRFAQAADLASFLGEPALMQQARQIVEAAPPDYPFSSVQLEAVIPNPGKVICVGINYVAHAEEAGRKVGEFPVIFQRFAETLLPHGEPLVRPQVSEQFDFEAELAVVIGKGGAHIDPADAMDHVAGYTCFNDASVRDWQFHTHQYGMGKTFRKTGALGPWLIPAEEIPDYRKLVVRGVLNGEQLQEGSLSELAFDIPHLISYVSKALAWNPGDILATGTPSGIGFKRNPPIFLKPGDVFEVVITEIGTLSNGVIDEA; this comes from the coding sequence ATGAAGCTGATTTCGTACCGCAAAGAGGGGAAGGCGCATTACGGCGCCGTGATCGGCGACGGGGTGGTCGAACTCACCGGTCGTTTTGCACAGGCTGCGGATCTCGCATCCTTTCTTGGCGAACCGGCCCTGATGCAGCAGGCACGCCAGATAGTAGAAGCCGCGCCACCCGATTACCCCTTTTCAAGCGTTCAACTGGAAGCAGTCATACCCAATCCAGGGAAGGTGATTTGCGTCGGCATCAACTATGTGGCTCACGCCGAAGAGGCCGGCAGAAAGGTCGGGGAATTTCCGGTGATTTTCCAGCGCTTCGCCGAAACCCTGCTGCCCCATGGAGAACCACTGGTGCGGCCGCAGGTATCAGAGCAGTTCGATTTCGAAGCCGAACTGGCGGTGGTGATCGGCAAGGGTGGCGCGCATATCGATCCGGCCGATGCGATGGATCACGTCGCCGGCTATACCTGCTTCAACGACGCCAGCGTTCGCGACTGGCAATTCCATACGCACCAGTACGGCATGGGCAAGACGTTCAGGAAAACCGGGGCGCTGGGCCCTTGGCTCATTCCCGCTGAGGAAATTCCCGATTACCGTAAGCTTGTGGTACGAGGGGTACTCAATGGCGAGCAGTTGCAGGAGGGCAGTCTTTCAGAGCTGGCCTTCGACATTCCGCATCTGATTTCCTATGTATCGAAAGCACTGGCATGGAACCCGGGCGACATTCTGGCCACCGGTACACCGAGCGGGATCGGCTTCAAGCGCAATCCACCGATCTTCCTCAAGCCCGGTGACGTTTTCGAAGTGGTCATTACCGAGATCGGCACGCTATCGAATGGCGTGATCGACGAAGCCTGA
- a CDS encoding amino acid synthesis family protein, with the protein MSLVMVRKIKLDVEEVFHEGGPRSSVPLRIAVATAVVVNPYAGQYVEDLLPFMQQLRGLGAQLSEQLIHALGGARHVQAYGKGAIVGEDGELEHGAVWHEAGGWAMREALGNPKAIVPAAKTIGGPGCRVMIPLGHIQAAYVRSHFGVAEMTVWDGPRRGEIAFGLAMATGGRIHARLGGLAATEVKGEDGLR; encoded by the coding sequence ATGTCGCTGGTGATGGTTCGCAAGATCAAACTGGACGTCGAAGAGGTATTCCACGAAGGCGGGCCGCGCTCGTCGGTCCCCCTCAGGATAGCGGTCGCCACCGCCGTGGTCGTCAACCCTTATGCAGGTCAATATGTCGAGGATCTGCTGCCGTTCATGCAGCAATTAAGAGGGTTGGGCGCGCAATTGTCCGAGCAACTGATCCATGCCCTGGGCGGCGCCCGTCATGTACAGGCCTATGGCAAGGGCGCCATCGTTGGTGAAGACGGCGAACTGGAACACGGTGCGGTCTGGCACGAAGCCGGTGGCTGGGCTATGCGCGAAGCCCTGGGCAACCCGAAGGCGATCGTGCCGGCGGCAAAGACCATCGGCGGCCCCGGTTGCCGGGTGATGATCCCGCTCGGGCACATCCAGGCGGCCTATGTGCGCAGCCACTTCGGCGTGGCTGAAATGACCGTATGGGACGGCCCTCGTCGCGGCGAAATCGCTTTTGGCCTGGCCATGGCCACCGGCGGGCGGATTCATGCGCGACTCGGCGGCCTGGCCGCCACCGAGGTGAAGGGCGAAGACGGCTTGCGTTAA
- a CDS encoding alcohol dehydrogenase catalytic domain-containing protein: MTAKTMRAARLYEGGKPMVIEQVAVPAIRPTEVLVKVKACGIVPNLHNILTNWVKWFPQNPLPKLPAIFGLDPAGIVEAVGAQVYDFKVGDRVYVNPGRHCGSCRPCRAGNTIACTAYTFNGYFGFTPKSPRMFEDYPYGGLCEYIPAPQYSLVKLPDNISFETAARLGYLGTAYKALLKAKAGPGSTVLINGISGTLGLGAVALALAMGVRKILGTARNQELFQKVKDLAAPGRIEIHTLGTMPTHEWAYEVTHGEGVDVVIDALGPGAPHESLTQALKSLHRGGHLVNVGAIAGEVPIDLHWIMDNDIQISGSAWFTTGQGQDMADMVESGALDLSFFENTAFSLEDVNSAISGIENRHGGFSNYVICP; the protein is encoded by the coding sequence ATGACTGCAAAAACTATGCGCGCCGCACGTCTGTATGAAGGCGGTAAACCCATGGTCATCGAGCAAGTGGCCGTGCCCGCAATTCGTCCGACCGAAGTATTGGTCAAGGTCAAGGCCTGCGGGATCGTGCCGAACCTGCACAACATCCTCACCAACTGGGTCAAATGGTTCCCGCAGAACCCGTTGCCAAAACTCCCGGCGATTTTCGGGCTGGACCCTGCAGGTATCGTCGAAGCCGTCGGCGCCCAGGTTTACGACTTCAAGGTCGGTGACCGGGTCTACGTCAACCCGGGCCGCCACTGCGGTTCATGCCGGCCCTGCCGCGCGGGCAACACCATTGCCTGCACGGCCTATACCTTCAACGGGTATTTCGGCTTCACCCCGAAAAGCCCGCGCATGTTCGAAGACTATCCCTACGGCGGCCTGTGCGAATACATCCCTGCCCCGCAATACAGCCTGGTCAAACTGCCGGACAACATCAGTTTCGAGACCGCCGCGCGCCTGGGTTACCTGGGCACCGCCTACAAGGCCTTGCTCAAGGCCAAAGCTGGCCCAGGCAGCACGGTGCTAATCAACGGCATCAGTGGCACGCTTGGTTTGGGCGCGGTCGCCCTGGCGCTGGCCATGGGTGTGCGAAAAATCCTCGGCACCGCGAGAAACCAGGAACTGTTCCAGAAAGTAAAAGACCTGGCCGCCCCCGGCCGGATCGAGATTCATACCCTCGGTACGATGCCCACCCACGAATGGGCTTATGAAGTCACCCACGGCGAAGGGGTCGATGTAGTGATTGATGCCCTGGGCCCGGGTGCGCCACACGAAAGCCTGACCCAGGCACTCAAGTCCCTGCACCGCGGCGGGCATCTGGTGAACGTCGGCGCCATCGCCGGCGAAGTCCCGATCGACCTGCACTGGATCATGGACAACGACATCCAGATCAGCGGCTCGGCCTGGTTCACCACCGGACAAGGCCAGGACATGGCGGACATGGTTGAATCCGGGGCGCTTGATCTCTCGTTCTTTGAAAACACCGCCTTCAGCCTGGAGGACGTCAACAGCGCGATCAGCGGTATCGAAAACCGGCATGGCGGTTTCAGCAACTACGTCATCTGCCCTTGA
- a CDS encoding cupin domain-containing protein, whose amino-acid sequence MKIRRIVTGHDEQGHSVFVSDDFAPRAQSFASIPGHAMAQLWTTTALPALLGQSSDPTLDRASLIPSQGGTSIAMFDFPPDTVMHKPLDGVQAFNELSAALPGLIESFEPLNPGMHTTATIDYGIILEGEMWLELDNGQCRLVRAGDVVIQNGTRHAWRNKSERIARAMFVMIGVSPSEKSAL is encoded by the coding sequence ATGAAGATAAGAAGAATCGTCACCGGCCACGACGAACAGGGCCACTCCGTGTTCGTTTCCGATGACTTTGCCCCAAGAGCCCAATCCTTTGCCTCGATACCAGGGCACGCCATGGCGCAACTGTGGACCACTACCGCCCTCCCGGCACTGCTCGGACAATCAAGCGACCCAACGCTCGATCGCGCCTCGCTGATCCCTTCTCAAGGAGGCACCAGCATCGCCATGTTCGATTTTCCACCCGACACCGTGATGCACAAACCCTTGGATGGCGTGCAGGCCTTTAACGAGCTGAGTGCCGCCCTGCCCGGCCTGATCGAAAGTTTCGAGCCGTTAAATCCGGGCATGCACACCACTGCCACCATCGACTACGGAATCATTCTGGAAGGTGAGATGTGGCTGGAACTGGATAACGGTCAGTGCCGCCTGGTCAGGGCGGGTGACGTGGTTATTCAAAATGGTACACGGCACGCATGGCGCAACAAAAGCGAGCGGATTGCCCGGGCCATGTTCGTGATGATCGGTGTGTCACCTTCAGAGAAATCGGCTCTGTAG
- a CDS encoding NADPH-dependent FMN reductase, which translates to MASVAYRLLGISGSLRSQSTNTAVLKALATRLGDQATMSLFSLNDIPLYNADLETAALPASVTALKEALSQVDGLILCSPEYNYGTSGVLKNALDWASRPGFNSPLKNKPVLIMTSSPGVLGGVRAQAQLRETLSATLSRVISGPQIVIPGVTQKIQGGSFVDETTIEFMLAAVDQLVAEIRLLASGPVS; encoded by the coding sequence ATGGCCAGCGTCGCTTATCGGCTGCTCGGTATTTCCGGCAGCCTGCGTTCACAGTCAACCAATACAGCGGTACTCAAGGCTCTCGCCACTCGATTGGGTGATCAAGCGACCATGAGCCTGTTTTCCCTGAACGATATCCCCCTTTACAACGCAGACCTGGAAACAGCGGCATTGCCTGCATCGGTGACGGCCTTGAAAGAGGCGTTATCCCAGGTCGACGGCTTGATCCTCTGCTCGCCGGAATACAACTACGGCACCAGCGGCGTGCTGAAAAACGCGCTGGATTGGGCCTCCCGCCCGGGCTTCAATTCACCGCTGAAAAACAAACCGGTGCTGATCATGACCTCCTCGCCCGGGGTGCTCGGTGGGGTGCGTGCCCAGGCTCAGCTGCGGGAAACACTGTCGGCCACCTTGTCCCGGGTCATTAGCGGTCCGCAGATAGTCATTCCCGGGGTCACTCAGAAGATTCAGGGCGGCAGCTTTGTCGATGAAACGACGATCGAGTTCATGCTGGCAGCTGTCGATCAGTTGGTGGCCGAGATCAGGCTATTGGCTAGCGGTCCAGTCTCATAA
- a CDS encoding DUF1097 domain-containing protein: MSINQFKAIFGESIVACLAATVCALLIDAPVWAMFIGWIAFFTRGVTARDGAINLACVLIGLAIGIVAGVAGAALAPHLGAWSITLLVLVVTLVVLSLQVLPLINNVLASFLGLVGYFASQLPPTLETFVELSTASTLGVIAGLLASLVKKRWSGQEVNRGHIHEQASTPPAAVEGCDHGSPDRGARPTDR; this comes from the coding sequence ATGAGCATCAATCAATTCAAGGCCATTTTCGGCGAGTCGATTGTGGCCTGCCTCGCGGCTACCGTCTGTGCGCTGCTGATTGACGCCCCGGTCTGGGCCATGTTCATTGGATGGATCGCTTTTTTTACCCGCGGCGTCACGGCGCGTGACGGGGCGATCAATCTGGCCTGTGTGCTCATCGGCCTGGCCATTGGCATCGTGGCCGGCGTGGCCGGTGCCGCACTGGCGCCTCACCTCGGCGCCTGGAGCATCACCCTGCTGGTGCTGGTGGTGACGCTGGTCGTGCTGTCCCTGCAAGTGCTGCCCTTGATCAATAATGTGCTGGCTTCCTTCCTGGGCCTGGTCGGCTACTTCGCCTCGCAGCTGCCGCCGACGCTCGAAACCTTTGTCGAGCTGTCAACGGCCTCTACGCTGGGCGTCATTGCCGGGCTATTGGCCAGCCTGGTGAAGAAACGCTGGAGCGGGCAGGAGGTCAATCGGGGCCATATCCATGAGCAGGCATCGACCCCGCCCGCGGCAGTTGAAGGCTGCGATCATGGCTCACCAGATCGAGGCGCCCGCCCTACAGATCGGTGA
- a CDS encoding MFS transporter, protein MNLNEPHIPQRVGQAVGNYRWTICALLFFATTVNYLDRQVLSLLAPDLSTQFGWSNTDYANIASVFQFVYAISMLFAGRVVDKIGTKTAYVLAIGIWSTGAIMHAFAVPMGEGIGALSSALGLAVIPVSIAGFMLARAVLAIGEAGNFPIAIKATAEYFPKKERSFATGIFNSGANVGAILAPICVPLIAALWGWEAAFIVIGALGFVWVAVWIALYEKPEQQKRLSAPELAYIRSDQGAQALAGTDSAAAAKKVSWFKLLTYRQTWAFAFGKFMTDGVWWFFLFWLPTYLSAQYGMKGQAIVLPLAVLYTMTMVGSIGGGWFPSYFMARGDAPYDGRMKAMLVIALFPLLVLLAQPLGYISFWVPVLLIGVGASAHQAWSCNIFTTVSDMFPQKSIASVVGIGGMAGGLGGVAMTKLGGWVFDYYKTINDIHTGYMIMFAICALAYLVAWSVMKVLVPRHKEITDL, encoded by the coding sequence ATGAATCTGAACGAGCCCCACATCCCGCAACGAGTCGGCCAGGCTGTCGGCAACTATCGCTGGACCATTTGCGCGCTGTTGTTTTTTGCCACCACCGTCAATTACCTGGATCGCCAGGTCCTGAGTCTGTTGGCGCCGGATCTGTCGACGCAATTTGGCTGGAGCAATACCGATTACGCCAACATCGCCTCCGTCTTTCAGTTTGTGTATGCGATTTCCATGCTGTTTGCCGGTCGCGTGGTCGACAAGATCGGCACCAAGACCGCCTATGTACTGGCGATCGGCATCTGGTCGACCGGCGCGATCATGCACGCCTTTGCGGTACCGATGGGCGAGGGGATCGGCGCCCTGAGCAGCGCGTTGGGCCTTGCCGTCATCCCGGTCTCGATTGCCGGCTTCATGCTGGCGCGCGCCGTGCTGGCGATCGGTGAGGCGGGCAACTTCCCGATCGCGATCAAGGCCACCGCCGAATACTTCCCGAAGAAGGAGCGCTCCTTCGCCACCGGTATCTTCAATTCCGGGGCCAATGTCGGCGCGATCCTGGCGCCGATCTGCGTGCCGCTGATTGCCGCCCTGTGGGGCTGGGAAGCGGCGTTCATCGTGATCGGTGCGTTGGGCTTTGTCTGGGTGGCGGTATGGATCGCGCTGTACGAAAAACCGGAGCAGCAAAAACGCCTGTCGGCGCCGGAGCTGGCCTACATCCGCAGCGATCAGGGTGCGCAAGCGCTCGCCGGCACCGACTCGGCTGCCGCCGCTAAAAAAGTATCGTGGTTCAAGCTGCTGACCTACCGCCAGACCTGGGCCTTTGCCTTCGGCAAATTCATGACCGACGGCGTGTGGTGGTTCTTCCTGTTCTGGCTGCCGACCTACCTGTCGGCGCAATACGGCATGAAGGGCCAGGCCATCGTGTTGCCGCTGGCAGTGTTGTACACCATGACCATGGTGGGCAGCATCGGCGGTGGCTGGTTCCCCAGCTACTTCATGGCACGCGGCGACGCGCCGTATGACGGTCGCATGAAAGCCATGCTGGTGATCGCACTCTTCCCGCTGCTGGTGTTGCTGGCTCAGCCATTGGGCTACATCAGTTTCTGGGTGCCGGTCCTGCTGATCGGCGTGGGCGCCTCGGCGCACCAGGCGTGGTCGTGCAATATCTTCACGACCGTGTCCGATATGTTCCCGCAAAAATCCATTGCTTCGGTGGTCGGCATCGGTGGCATGGCGGGCGGCTTGGGCGGCGTTGCGATGACCAAGTTAGGCGGTTGGGTGTTCGACTATTACAAAACGATCAACGATATCCATACCGGCTACATGATCATGTTTGCCATCTGTGCGCTGGCCTACCTGGTGGCGTGGAGCGTGATGAAGGTGCTGGTGCCGCGCCATAAGGAAATCACCGATCTGTAG